A stretch of Myxococcus hansupus DNA encodes these proteins:
- the rsmI gene encoding 16S rRNA (cytidine(1402)-2'-O)-methyltransferase has product MAGTLYLVATPIGNLGDVTTRALETLRAVRFIACEDTRHSRVLLDHFGIGGKDLVSLPAFAEGQRAGRILDRIAEGDDCALVTDAGSPAISDPGEKLVAEALERGLNVVPIPGPTALVAALSASGLPTGRFHFLGFVPRKGAERRAMLEEVAQLSATLVLYESPRRLAETLPDLLEVWGDRRACVARELTKLHEEFARGTLSELAARYATEEARGEVVLLVEGRTGETRWSEEELRRALEEGLGRGEKLKALSTELARRAGWAGQDVYRLGLSLKR; this is encoded by the coding sequence ATGGCTGGAACGCTCTATCTGGTGGCGACGCCCATCGGGAACCTGGGGGACGTCACGACGCGCGCGCTGGAGACGCTGCGCGCCGTGCGCTTCATCGCGTGCGAGGACACCCGGCACTCGCGGGTGCTGCTCGACCACTTCGGCATTGGTGGGAAGGACCTGGTGAGCCTGCCCGCCTTCGCGGAGGGGCAGCGCGCCGGGCGCATCCTCGACCGCATCGCCGAAGGCGACGACTGCGCGCTCGTCACGGACGCGGGCAGTCCCGCCATCAGCGACCCGGGCGAGAAGCTGGTGGCCGAGGCGTTGGAGCGGGGGCTGAACGTGGTGCCCATCCCGGGGCCCACCGCGCTGGTGGCGGCGCTGAGCGCCTCGGGCTTGCCCACGGGCCGTTTCCACTTCCTCGGCTTCGTCCCGCGCAAAGGCGCCGAGCGCCGGGCCATGCTGGAGGAGGTCGCGCAGCTTTCCGCCACGCTGGTGCTCTATGAGTCGCCGCGTCGGCTCGCGGAGACGCTGCCGGACCTGCTCGAGGTGTGGGGGGACCGTCGCGCCTGCGTGGCCCGGGAGCTGACGAAGCTGCACGAGGAGTTCGCCCGGGGCACCTTGTCCGAGCTCGCGGCGCGCTACGCGACCGAAGAGGCCCGCGGCGAGGTGGTGCTCCTGGTGGAGGGCCGCACCGGCGAAACGCGCTGGTCCGAAGAGGAGCTGCGCCGGGCCTTGGAGGAGGGACTCGGGCGCGGCGAGAAGCTCAAGGCGCTGAGCA
- a CDS encoding YraN family protein, which produces MGGAEPRERRAYGDAGEEAAVRFLEAQGWRVRHRNWTCRYGELDVVVEREDLVCFVEVRMRSTATWGDPSHSVSFAKQRRVVKAALRYLFAHELQGRMLRFDVISVVGRGAHATVEHIPGAFDAGM; this is translated from the coding sequence ATGGGCGGGGCGGAGCCGCGGGAGCGGCGGGCGTATGGGGACGCGGGCGAGGAGGCGGCGGTCCGCTTCCTGGAGGCGCAGGGGTGGCGGGTCCGGCACCGTAACTGGACTTGCCGCTACGGAGAGCTGGACGTCGTGGTGGAGCGTGAGGACCTGGTGTGTTTCGTGGAGGTCCGGATGCGCTCCACGGCGACCTGGGGAGATCCGTCTCACAGCGTGTCCTTCGCGAAGCAGCGCCGGGTGGTGAAGGCGGCGCTGCGCTACCTGTTCGCGCATGAGCTGCAGGGGCGGATGCTTCGCTTCGACGTGATTTCAGTGGTGGGGCGCGGTGCGCACGCCACGGTGGAGCACATCCCTGGCGCCTTCGACGCGGGGATGTGA
- a CDS encoding ATP-binding protein gives MQFAEVAVQNVRGFSPAGRFALKSGYLVLKPPSAEMSPLAGLSLALLFADGRGGDAAFVAPGAKSGKAALTLVGVDGVTYRVLRELGGSGTLHRMNASTQQPELVSSDASEISQFLRGQVGLPPRTTFEQVYCLQMGQLPSKRPRKAAAAGAGKLDPKASGKFPSLASASTVQPAEDIPAAEAKLRALEQELVAATEVDGLQFKADGVASQIFDAEQKLTGTQGLKVAIKEAEAAWRAAPTPESLGLPQDIVNRVNRHPKAIARRDDALARLNADRELEEESRPASVPPLTQSAGFWAGLGAGVLFLGLAVGLGISVDRAFRYLALLDIPAFGVAAFIALRYVDDLQKATQHGSKEGRFESREKKILEEYEAEAAPLRMAQKALEVEALDAIAPALERKELLAARVTELQEQLHAIEADPDYIAAATQMKSLKAEQESLNAELTQKGSYVRDIREVEREIGRVKESIVLAKAPPAPAAPGPDGAAAPAEPLEDPSPALLSQAADVFTTDVVSVQGMLKERCVQYLTALTDRRYQGIEWDREGRAFALTAGRRVPVGELPAKDLDLYYLALRMTVVEKASARVKRPFLLEDVFSGMEEVKLPLIARMLKHLGTLTQVLHVTSHPGFAQMSDGPVNV, from the coding sequence ATGCAATTCGCCGAAGTCGCCGTCCAGAACGTCCGCGGTTTCTCCCCCGCGGGGCGCTTTGCCCTCAAGAGCGGGTACCTCGTCCTCAAGCCGCCCTCCGCGGAGATGAGCCCCCTGGCGGGGCTGTCCCTCGCGCTGCTGTTCGCGGATGGACGCGGTGGTGACGCCGCCTTCGTCGCTCCAGGCGCCAAGTCCGGCAAGGCCGCGCTGACGCTGGTGGGCGTGGACGGGGTGACGTACCGCGTGCTGCGCGAGCTGGGCGGCTCCGGGACGTTGCACCGGATGAACGCGTCCACGCAGCAGCCCGAGCTCGTGTCCTCGGATGCCTCGGAGATCAGCCAGTTCCTTCGTGGGCAGGTGGGCCTGCCGCCGCGGACCACCTTCGAGCAGGTGTACTGCCTGCAGATGGGCCAGCTCCCCTCGAAGCGTCCCCGGAAGGCCGCCGCGGCCGGTGCGGGGAAGCTGGACCCGAAGGCCTCCGGCAAGTTTCCCTCGCTGGCGTCGGCGTCCACGGTGCAGCCCGCCGAGGACATCCCCGCCGCGGAGGCGAAGCTGCGCGCCCTGGAGCAGGAGCTGGTGGCCGCCACGGAGGTGGACGGCCTCCAGTTCAAGGCCGACGGCGTGGCCTCGCAGATCTTCGACGCCGAACAGAAGCTGACGGGCACCCAGGGGTTGAAGGTGGCCATCAAGGAGGCGGAGGCCGCGTGGCGCGCCGCCCCCACGCCCGAGTCCCTGGGGCTCCCCCAGGACATCGTCAACCGCGTGAATCGCCACCCAAAGGCCATTGCCCGCCGGGACGATGCCCTGGCTCGGCTCAACGCCGACCGGGAGCTGGAGGAGGAGTCTCGTCCCGCGTCCGTGCCGCCGCTGACGCAGAGCGCGGGCTTCTGGGCGGGCCTGGGCGCGGGCGTGCTGTTCTTGGGCCTGGCCGTGGGCCTGGGCATCAGCGTCGACCGCGCTTTCCGTTACCTGGCGCTGCTCGACATCCCGGCCTTCGGCGTGGCCGCCTTCATCGCGCTTCGCTATGTGGATGATCTCCAGAAGGCGACGCAGCACGGCAGCAAGGAAGGCCGCTTCGAGAGCCGGGAGAAGAAGATCCTGGAAGAGTACGAAGCCGAGGCCGCGCCGCTGCGAATGGCCCAGAAGGCGCTCGAGGTGGAGGCGTTGGATGCCATCGCGCCCGCGTTGGAGCGCAAGGAGCTGCTCGCCGCCCGCGTCACGGAGCTGCAGGAGCAACTGCACGCCATCGAGGCGGATCCGGACTACATCGCGGCGGCCACGCAGATGAAGTCGCTCAAGGCGGAGCAGGAGTCTCTCAACGCGGAGCTGACCCAGAAGGGCAGCTACGTGCGTGACATCCGCGAGGTGGAGCGTGAGATCGGGCGCGTGAAGGAGTCCATCGTCCTGGCCAAGGCGCCGCCGGCTCCCGCCGCGCCCGGTCCGGATGGCGCCGCCGCGCCTGCCGAGCCGCTGGAGGATCCCTCCCCCGCGCTGCTGTCCCAGGCCGCGGATGTCTTCACCACGGACGTGGTGTCGGTGCAGGGGATGCTGAAGGAGCGGTGCGTCCAGTACCTCACCGCGCTCACGGACCGGCGCTACCAGGGCATCGAGTGGGATCGCGAGGGCCGGGCCTTCGCGCTGACCGCGGGCCGCCGGGTGCCCGTGGGCGAGCTGCCGGCGAAGGACCTGGACCTCTACTACCTGGCGCTGCGGATGACGGTCGTGGAGAAGGCGAGCGCCCGGGTGAAGCGTCCCTTCCTCCTGGAGGATGTCTTCTCTGGGATGGAGGAGGTGAAGCTGCCCCTCATCGCCCGGATGTTGAAGCACTTGGGCACGCTGACTCAGGTGCTGCACGTCACCTCGCACCCTGGCTTCGCGCAGATGTCGGACGGCCCCGTTAACGTCTGA
- the rplS gene encoding 50S ribosomal protein L19, whose product MRHAAIQHIEAKFLRQDVTTFSTGDSVRVHWKVKEGEKERVQAFEGIVIRKTKGSHRATFTVRKLSFGVGVERVFPLHSPRYEKIEVLSRGDVNRKRLFYLRDLKGKAARVDVLEEPNAKASKKAASAS is encoded by the coding sequence ATGCGCCACGCCGCCATTCAGCACATCGAGGCCAAGTTCCTTCGCCAGGATGTCACCACGTTCAGCACCGGTGACTCCGTGCGCGTCCACTGGAAGGTCAAGGAGGGCGAGAAGGAGCGCGTGCAGGCGTTCGAGGGCATCGTCATCCGGAAGACGAAGGGCAGCCACCGCGCCACCTTCACGGTGCGCAAGCTCTCCTTCGGCGTCGGCGTGGAGCGCGTGTTCCCCCTGCACAGCCCCCGCTACGAGAAGATCGAGGTCCTGTCGCGCGGTGACGTGAACCGCAAGCGCCTGTTCTACCTCCGCGATCTGAAGGGCAAGGCCGCCCGCGTCGACGTGCTCGAGGAGCCGAACGCGAAGGCCTCCAAGAAGGCCGCCTCGGCCTCCTGA
- the trmD gene encoding tRNA (guanosine(37)-N1)-methyltransferase TrmD, protein MSPPYPVEILTLFPGMVSGYLGASILGKAQEKGLLSATITDIREYAEGKHRVTDDAPYGGGAGMVMKPEPLVSAIEAAKGRLPGARALLMSPRGPAFTQATARELVRHEAGLILVCGRYEGVDERVMAHLDGELSLGDFVLTGGELAAMTVVDAVARLVPGVLGNVDSSVTESFEEGLLEHPQYTRPPVFRGVEVPAALQSGDHARIARWRRWKSLVLTQARRPDLYARVELSKADQKLLARREEEL, encoded by the coding sequence ATGAGCCCACCGTATCCGGTGGAGATCCTCACGCTGTTCCCCGGCATGGTGTCCGGCTACCTGGGGGCGAGCATCCTCGGGAAGGCCCAGGAGAAGGGTCTCCTCTCCGCCACCATCACCGACATCCGCGAGTACGCCGAGGGCAAGCACCGCGTCACCGACGACGCGCCCTACGGTGGTGGCGCCGGCATGGTGATGAAGCCCGAGCCGCTGGTTTCAGCGATCGAAGCGGCGAAGGGGCGGCTGCCGGGAGCCAGGGCGCTGCTCATGAGTCCGCGGGGGCCGGCCTTCACGCAGGCCACCGCGCGGGAGCTGGTGCGCCACGAGGCGGGCCTCATCCTGGTGTGCGGCCGCTATGAGGGTGTCGACGAGCGGGTGATGGCCCACCTCGATGGTGAGCTGTCCCTGGGAGACTTCGTCCTCACCGGCGGTGAGCTGGCCGCGATGACGGTGGTGGACGCGGTGGCGCGGCTGGTGCCCGGGGTGCTCGGCAACGTGGACTCGTCCGTCACCGAGAGCTTCGAGGAAGGCCTGCTGGAGCACCCGCAGTACACGCGCCCGCCTGTGTTCCGAGGGGTCGAGGTGCCCGCCGCCCTCCAGTCCGGCGACCACGCCCGGATTGCCCGGTGGCGCCGTTGGAAGTCATTGGTGCTTACTCAGGCACGCCGCCCGGACCTCTACGCCCGCGTGGAGTTGTCCAAGGCCGACCAGAAACTTCTGGCCCGCCGGGAGGAAGAGCTGTAA
- the rimM gene encoding ribosome maturation factor RimM (Essential for efficient processing of 16S rRNA) translates to MKASPYLELGYVARAHGLRGEVAIRALDPSSETLDTVERIFVRTRAGEEKLLRLEGLRPTPKEDIVVLEGVASRNDAEALVGAKVFVFREDLEPPAEGEFFQGDLVGLEAVDAAGNALGRVEEIWATGEVPNLVIRAQGRDELVVPFADEFVPSVDIAAGRIVIQPPEYVDTGRKGAESGGGPEDAE, encoded by the coding sequence GTGAAGGCCAGCCCCTACCTCGAACTGGGCTACGTCGCGCGTGCGCATGGTTTGCGCGGTGAGGTGGCCATCCGCGCGTTGGACCCGTCCTCCGAGACGCTCGACACCGTCGAGCGCATCTTCGTGCGGACGCGCGCGGGCGAGGAGAAGTTGCTGCGCCTGGAAGGGCTGCGGCCCACGCCGAAGGAGGACATCGTGGTCCTCGAAGGCGTGGCGTCGCGCAACGACGCGGAGGCGCTCGTGGGCGCCAAGGTGTTCGTCTTCCGCGAGGACCTGGAGCCTCCCGCCGAGGGAGAGTTCTTCCAGGGGGACCTGGTGGGGCTCGAGGCGGTGGATGCCGCGGGCAACGCGCTGGGCCGCGTGGAGGAGATCTGGGCCACCGGCGAGGTCCCCAACCTGGTCATCCGGGCGCAGGGCCGTGACGAGCTGGTGGTGCCCTTCGCGGACGAGTTCGTGCCCTCGGTGGACATCGCCGCGGGGCGCATCGTGATCCAGCCTCCCGAGTACGTGGACACGGGCCGCAAGGGCGCCGAATCGGGTGGAGGCCCGGAGGACGCGGAATGA
- a CDS encoding KH domain-containing protein — MDVEQLLTYLARALVDHPDQVSLRLSEAEGARLYELKVSAEDVGKVIGRDGRTVNALRTLLNAAAQKSGQKVRLEILDDRRNAAGAPAAVPDSTQ, encoded by the coding sequence GTGGACGTGGAGCAGCTTCTTACCTATCTGGCGCGGGCCCTGGTCGATCATCCTGACCAGGTCAGCCTGCGTTTGTCCGAGGCGGAAGGGGCCCGGCTCTATGAGCTGAAGGTCTCCGCCGAGGACGTCGGCAAGGTCATCGGACGTGATGGGCGCACCGTGAATGCCCTCCGGACGCTGCTCAACGCCGCCGCCCAGAAGTCCGGGCAGAAGGTGCGACTGGAGATCCTCGACGACCGGCGCAATGCGGCAGGCGCACCGGCGGCCGTTCCGGACTCCACGCAGTGA
- the rpsP gene encoding 30S ribosomal protein S16 yields MAVVLRLARAGAKKKPYYHVVATDSRNPRDGKFIEAVGAYDPNLEPPKVEFNEERLNYWLKTGATPSETVADLIKVAGKAKPAPAV; encoded by the coding sequence ATGGCCGTTGTCCTCCGTCTTGCCCGCGCGGGCGCCAAGAAGAAGCCGTACTACCACGTGGTCGCCACCGATTCCCGCAATCCCCGGGACGGCAAGTTCATCGAGGCCGTGGGTGCGTACGACCCGAACCTGGAGCCGCCCAAGGTGGAGTTCAACGAGGAGCGCCTCAACTACTGGCTGAAGACTGGCGCGACGCCGTCCGAGACGGTCGCGGACCTCATCAAGGTCGCCGGTAAGGCCAAGCCCGCTCCCGCGGTCTGA
- the rlmN gene encoding 23S rRNA (adenine(2503)-C(2))-methyltransferase RlmN has protein sequence MSETLSATSLPVTEPLPAPAPPKLVDVASLSLEALSRFVTEELGERAFRAPQLYRWLHQRGATSFDEMTDLSKALREKLRARAEIIPLVKDLEQRSIDGTIKYRWKTRDGRFIESVYMPAEDRRTLCVSTQVGCAMACSFCMTGTMGLKRNLTASEIVAQVHAVNREVRKNEGHETLRPLSNLVFMGMGEPLHNFENLKTALAILQSQDGPNFSHRHITVSTVGLVPMIERFGKETDVKLAISLNASTDEQRSKTMPVNRKWNIAALLDACRTFPLRQGRRITFEYVLIKGFNDADEDAHRLIELLKGIPVKVNLIPYNENPGLGFHTTGEERAEEFRAILADGHVAAYIRRNRGRDIAGACGQLANRGETQAGAETQT, from the coding sequence ATGTCAGAGACTCTCTCCGCCACCTCCCTGCCAGTTACCGAGCCGCTGCCGGCTCCCGCGCCTCCCAAGCTGGTGGACGTGGCCAGCCTGTCCCTGGAGGCGCTGTCGCGCTTCGTCACCGAGGAGCTGGGGGAGCGCGCCTTCCGTGCCCCGCAGCTCTACCGCTGGCTGCACCAGCGCGGTGCCACCTCGTTCGACGAGATGACGGACCTCTCCAAGGCCCTGCGGGAGAAGCTGCGGGCCCGGGCGGAGATCATCCCCCTGGTGAAGGACCTCGAGCAGCGCAGCATCGACGGCACCATCAAGTACCGGTGGAAGACGCGGGACGGGCGCTTCATCGAGTCCGTCTACATGCCCGCCGAGGACCGCCGGACGCTGTGCGTGTCCACCCAGGTGGGTTGCGCCATGGCCTGCAGCTTCTGCATGACGGGCACCATGGGGCTCAAGCGCAACCTCACCGCCAGCGAGATCGTCGCCCAGGTCCACGCGGTGAACCGCGAGGTCCGCAAGAACGAAGGCCACGAGACGCTCCGCCCGCTCTCCAACCTGGTCTTCATGGGGATGGGCGAGCCGCTCCACAACTTCGAGAACCTCAAGACGGCGCTCGCCATCCTCCAGTCCCAGGATGGCCCCAACTTCAGCCACCGGCACATCACGGTCTCCACCGTGGGCCTGGTGCCGATGATCGAGCGCTTCGGCAAGGAGACGGACGTCAAGCTGGCCATCTCCCTCAACGCCAGCACCGACGAGCAGCGCAGCAAGACGATGCCCGTCAACCGCAAGTGGAACATCGCGGCCCTGCTGGACGCCTGCCGCACGTTCCCGCTGCGTCAGGGCCGCCGCATCACCTTCGAGTACGTCCTCATCAAGGGCTTCAACGACGCGGACGAGGACGCGCACCGGCTCATCGAACTGCTCAAGGGCATCCCGGTGAAGGTGAACCTGATCCCCTACAACGAGAATCCCGGCTTGGGGTTCCACACCACTGGCGAGGAGCGCGCGGAGGAGTTTCGCGCCATCCTCGCGGACGGCCATGTCGCCGCATACATCCGCAGGAATCGGGGCCGGGACATCGCCGGCGCCTGCGGGCAGCTCGCCAATCGCGGCGAGACGCAAGCCGGGGCCGAGACTCAGACATAA
- the ndk gene encoding nucleoside-diphosphate kinase, whose protein sequence is MAIERTLSIIKPDGLEKGVIGKIISRFEEKGLKPVAIRLQQLSQEQAEGFYAVHKARPFFKDLVQFMISGPVVLMVLEGENAVLGNRDIMGATNPAQAAEGTIRKDFATSIDKNTVHGSDSLENAKIEIAYFFRETEIHAYPYQK, encoded by the coding sequence ATGGCCATCGAGCGTACGCTGTCCATCATCAAGCCGGACGGCCTGGAGAAGGGCGTCATCGGGAAGATCATCAGCCGCTTCGAGGAGAAGGGGCTGAAGCCGGTCGCCATCCGCCTGCAGCAGCTCTCCCAGGAGCAGGCCGAGGGCTTCTACGCGGTCCACAAGGCCCGGCCCTTCTTCAAGGACCTGGTGCAGTTCATGATCTCCGGCCCGGTCGTCCTGATGGTGCTGGAAGGCGAGAACGCGGTCCTGGGCAACCGGGACATCATGGGCGCCACCAACCCGGCGCAGGCCGCCGAAGGCACCATCCGCAAGGACTTCGCGACCAGCATCGACAAGAACACGGTGCACGGCTCCGACAGCCTGGAGAACGCGAAGATCGAGATCGCGTACTTCTTCCGGGAGACGGAGATCCACGCCTACCCGTACCAGAAGTAG
- the sucD gene encoding succinate--CoA ligase subunit alpha: protein MAILVNENTKVLCQGITGSAGSFHAKQMLEYGTKLVAGVTPGKGGTTFEGKVPVFNTVAEAVKATGANTSVVFVPPPFAADSIMEAADAGVSLIITITEGIPVNDMVRAKRYLQGKPGVRLVGPNCPGVITPGALCKIGIMPGHIHKPGRIGVVSRSGTLTYEAVHQLTQLGLGQSTAVGIGGDPVNGTDFVDVLKLFNADPDTDAVIMIGEIGGDAEEQGAAYVAAEFTKPIAGFIAGQSAPPGKRMGHAGAIISGGKGTATEKIKAMEAAGILMAASPAELGTTLQEALKRGAPKKR, encoded by the coding sequence ATGGCCATTCTCGTCAACGAAAACACGAAGGTCCTCTGCCAGGGCATCACGGGCTCGGCGGGTTCGTTCCACGCGAAGCAGATGCTCGAGTACGGCACGAAGCTCGTCGCCGGTGTGACTCCGGGCAAGGGCGGCACCACGTTCGAGGGCAAGGTCCCCGTGTTCAACACGGTGGCCGAGGCGGTGAAGGCGACGGGCGCGAACACGTCCGTGGTCTTCGTGCCGCCCCCCTTCGCCGCTGACTCCATCATGGAGGCCGCGGACGCGGGCGTGTCCCTCATCATCACCATCACCGAGGGCATCCCCGTCAACGACATGGTGCGCGCCAAGCGCTACCTGCAGGGCAAGCCGGGCGTCCGGCTGGTGGGCCCCAACTGTCCGGGCGTCATCACCCCGGGCGCGCTGTGCAAGATCGGCATCATGCCGGGCCACATCCACAAGCCGGGCCGCATCGGCGTGGTGTCCCGCTCCGGCACGCTGACCTACGAGGCCGTGCACCAGCTCACCCAGTTGGGCCTGGGCCAGTCCACCGCCGTGGGCATCGGTGGTGACCCGGTCAACGGCACGGACTTCGTGGACGTGCTCAAGCTCTTCAACGCGGACCCGGACACCGACGCCGTCATCATGATTGGCGAAATCGGCGGTGACGCCGAGGAGCAGGGCGCCGCCTACGTGGCCGCCGAGTTCACCAAGCCCATCGCCGGGTTCATCGCGGGCCAGTCCGCGCCCCCGGGCAAGCGCATGGGCCACGCCGGCGCCATCATCTCCGGTGGCAAGGGCACGGCGACCGAGAAGATCAAGGCCATGGAGGCCGCGGGCATCCTGATGGCCGCCAGCCCCGCCGAGCTGGGCACCACCCTTCAGGAGGCCCTCAAGCGGGGCGCTCCGAAGAAGCGCTAA
- the sucC gene encoding ADP-forming succinate--CoA ligase subunit beta: protein MKIHEYQGKEIFRKYGVPTPKGILALSANEAEAAAKELGTPVVVVKSQIHAGGRGKGGGVKLAKSPAEAKEIASQMLGMKLKTIQTGPEGQTVHKVYIEEGLAIGQELYLGVTLDRASSRITFMASREGGVEIEEVAEKHPEKILRESVDPAVGFQDFQGRKLAFGLGLSGPTVNKFAQFCSALYRMFIDTDASLVEINPLVILKDGGVVALDAKVTFDENALYRHKDLLEYRDLAEEEPREIQAKEWDLAYIALDGNIGCMVNGAGLAMATMDTIKLVGGSPANFLDVGGGANKEKVTAAFKLILADPAVKAVLVNIFGGIMKCDVIAEGIIAAAKEVQLKVPLVVRLEGTNVEKGKELLSNSGLAITPADNLRQAAEKAVAAVK from the coding sequence ATGAAGATCCACGAGTACCAGGGCAAGGAAATCTTCCGGAAGTACGGCGTGCCCACGCCGAAGGGCATCCTTGCTCTTTCCGCCAACGAAGCGGAGGCCGCGGCGAAGGAGCTCGGCACTCCCGTGGTCGTCGTGAAGTCCCAGATTCACGCGGGTGGCCGCGGCAAGGGCGGCGGCGTGAAGCTCGCCAAGAGCCCCGCCGAGGCCAAGGAAATCGCCTCGCAGATGCTGGGCATGAAGCTGAAGACCATCCAGACCGGGCCGGAAGGCCAGACGGTCCACAAGGTCTACATCGAAGAAGGTCTCGCCATTGGCCAGGAGCTGTACCTGGGCGTGACGCTGGACCGCGCCTCCAGCCGCATCACCTTCATGGCCTCCCGCGAGGGTGGCGTGGAGATTGAGGAAGTGGCGGAGAAGCACCCGGAGAAGATCCTCCGCGAGTCGGTGGACCCGGCCGTGGGCTTCCAGGACTTCCAGGGCCGCAAGCTGGCCTTCGGGCTGGGCCTGTCGGGCCCCACGGTGAACAAGTTCGCCCAGTTCTGCTCGGCGCTGTACCGGATGTTCATCGACACGGACGCCTCGCTCGTGGAGATCAACCCGCTGGTCATCCTGAAGGATGGCGGCGTGGTGGCGCTCGACGCGAAGGTGACCTTCGACGAGAACGCGCTCTACCGGCACAAGGACCTGCTGGAGTACCGCGACCTGGCCGAAGAGGAGCCCCGTGAGATCCAGGCCAAGGAGTGGGACCTGGCCTACATCGCGCTGGACGGCAACATCGGCTGCATGGTGAACGGCGCGGGCCTGGCCATGGCCACCATGGACACCATCAAGCTGGTGGGCGGCAGCCCGGCCAACTTCCTGGACGTGGGCGGCGGCGCCAACAAGGAGAAGGTCACCGCGGCCTTCAAGCTCATCCTGGCGGACCCGGCCGTGAAGGCGGTGCTGGTCAACATCTTCGGCGGCATCATGAAGTGTGACGTCATCGCCGAGGGCATCATCGCCGCGGCGAAGGAGGTCCAGCTCAAGGTTCCGCTCGTGGTGCGGCTGGAAGGCACCAACGTGGAGAAGGGCAAGGAGCTGCTGAGCAACTCCGGCCTCGCCATCACCCCGGCGGACAACCTGCGTCAGGCGGCGGAGAAGGCCGTCGCCGCGGTGAAGTAA